A single window of Caldalkalibacillus uzonensis DNA harbors:
- a CDS encoding DEAD/DEAH box helicase, whose translation MAEVGGCLLYQVTGTIGIQSVDRSGPQPIRWLFVSPSAVFEQTDKMLWNRLQRAGYFQGQLELAARESSWSHLFARHVQVYSQTVRLEAQAGCTFPTAQERRRLWQAFSQVNRAGVGERNDAMGSGERLVDKRLLQALYPMLAGRQLLLSEVEQVAREQLEQEDDWECHLLEALQLGYLQGLFEWLPSMVLCRRSGWFGQGRRFGKRPALLGKRPLLWQCLRCGSCEVVAVACASCGRDDCAYCPQCLVMGRVKACQPLLRWEAHQPTALDSGDPDVESARDAEGPVVCTWQGTLSPGQQTASNALLRFVQDAGDQAEAEAEHKQPEFLVWAVCGAGKTEMLFDMLTYVLNKDQKVLITSPRRDVILELAPRLKEAYPMVPIRVLYGGSGERFKPGQLFLATTHQTLRFARYFDLIIIDEEDAFPYHHDPMLPLAVSRARRETGQTVYLTATPRTEMVKRVKRGELPYVLIPQRFHGQPLAVPKLRPVGRWRHRIKQGEKLTALMDYLFHLLENNRYGFLFVPHVGDIEQVGRYITEELLPFMRATWPELFPAESPFTMEGVHAEHPERADIVLRFRRHEIRLLITTTILERGVTISYSDVAVLGSDDDVFDTAALIQIAGRVGRKKEDPVGQVWFLPEMRTKTQQQAIRQIREWNRLARQLGGGPQGSGRPVGDDAHG comes from the coding sequence GTGGCGGAAGTGGGTGGCTGTCTCTTGTACCAGGTGACAGGAACCATTGGGATTCAATCTGTTGACAGGTCAGGCCCGCAACCAATCCGGTGGCTGTTTGTCTCTCCCAGTGCCGTGTTTGAACAGACGGACAAGATGTTGTGGAACCGACTGCAGCGGGCCGGTTATTTTCAGGGTCAGCTGGAGTTGGCAGCCAGAGAATCTTCCTGGAGCCATTTGTTTGCCAGGCATGTGCAGGTTTATAGCCAAACCGTGCGGCTGGAAGCACAGGCGGGGTGTACTTTTCCTACGGCCCAGGAACGGCGCCGTTTGTGGCAGGCGTTCAGCCAGGTCAACCGAGCCGGAGTGGGGGAACGAAATGACGCTATGGGGTCAGGTGAGCGTCTGGTTGACAAGAGGCTGCTCCAGGCATTATACCCCATGTTGGCCGGCAGGCAGTTGCTGCTCTCTGAAGTGGAACAAGTGGCCAGAGAGCAGTTGGAACAAGAAGATGATTGGGAATGTCACCTCTTAGAGGCTCTGCAGCTGGGCTACCTGCAGGGTCTTTTTGAGTGGTTGCCCTCCATGGTCCTGTGCCGCAGGTCAGGGTGGTTTGGTCAGGGAAGGCGGTTTGGGAAGCGTCCCGCTCTCTTGGGGAAGAGACCTCTTCTCTGGCAGTGTCTCCGATGCGGCTCCTGTGAAGTAGTGGCGGTGGCTTGTGCCAGCTGCGGACGGGATGATTGTGCCTATTGCCCCCAGTGTCTGGTCATGGGCCGGGTCAAAGCCTGCCAGCCGTTGCTAAGATGGGAAGCTCATCAGCCAACCGCTCTTGATAGTGGTGATCCAGATGTTGAGTCTGCCAGGGATGCCGAGGGCCCGGTGGTGTGTACCTGGCAAGGCACATTGAGCCCGGGACAACAAACGGCCTCAAATGCCTTGCTGCGTTTTGTGCAGGATGCAGGGGATCAAGCGGAGGCAGAAGCTGAGCACAAACAACCGGAATTTTTAGTCTGGGCCGTGTGTGGCGCAGGAAAAACAGAAATGTTGTTTGACATGCTCACTTATGTGTTGAACAAAGACCAGAAAGTGCTGATCACCTCTCCGCGGCGGGACGTCATTCTTGAACTGGCTCCCCGGCTCAAAGAGGCCTATCCCATGGTGCCTATCCGTGTCTTGTACGGGGGCAGCGGGGAGAGGTTTAAACCGGGACAATTGTTTTTGGCCACCACGCATCAGACGCTTCGTTTTGCCCGCTATTTTGACCTGATCATCATCGATGAAGAAGATGCCTTTCCCTACCATCACGATCCCATGCTCCCCCTGGCTGTCTCCCGGGCCAGGCGGGAAACAGGTCAAACGGTCTATTTGACGGCCACCCCACGCACGGAGATGGTCAAGCGGGTCAAGCGCGGGGAACTGCCCTATGTACTGATTCCCCAGCGTTTCCATGGACAGCCCTTGGCCGTCCCCAAGCTCCGTCCTGTTGGCCGCTGGCGCCACAGGATCAAGCAAGGGGAAAAGTTGACCGCACTGATGGATTATCTTTTTCATTTGTTGGAAAACAACCGTTACGGTTTCCTGTTTGTGCCCCATGTGGGCGACATTGAGCAGGTTGGACGCTATATTACAGAGGAGTTACTGCCCTTTATGCGAGCGACATGGCCGGAACTTTTTCCCGCAGAGTCTCCGTTTACCATGGAAGGGGTTCATGCTGAACACCCGGAGCGGGCCGATATTGTCTTACGCTTCCGCCGGCATGAGATCCGTCTGCTCATCACCACCACCATTCTGGAACGGGGTGTCACCATCTCCTACAGTGATGTGGCTGTGCTGGGCAGTGATGATGATGTCTTTGACACGGCGGCTCTGATTCAAATTGCTGGCCGGGTGGGACGCAAAAAAGAAGACCCTGTGGGACAGGTGTGGTTTTTGCCCGAAATGCGGACCAAAACACAGCAGCAGGCCATCCGGCAGATCAGGGAGTGGAACCGCTTGGCCCGGCAGCTTGGCGGTGGCCCGCAAGGGAGTGGCAGGCCAGTGGGTGATGATGCCCATGGGTAA
- the flgL gene encoding flagellar hook-associated protein FlgL — MRVTPKMISDQMMSNLNRNLNRLQHVQWQLSTGKKIGKPSDDPVGISSALRYRSELAANEQYQRNLDSALSWLENADSMVGQIVQVVERARDLTVQGSTGSNSDVSLESIAKEIDQLIEQLYEMANSQFNGKYIFNGQRTDQKPYPENDYVGVQFDTGEIKFEVARGVTIPINQHAGDIFGEENDPDNLFAVLQEIRTALQQNDPEEVGNQLGNLDSRMDKILLTWAEIGARYNRLELMNNRMHDENLNLKTVLSKTEDADLAEVIINLRTEENIYRSSLAAGARIIQPSLIDFLR, encoded by the coding sequence ATGAGAGTGACGCCCAAAATGATCAGCGACCAGATGATGAGTAATTTGAACCGCAATTTGAACCGGCTGCAACATGTGCAATGGCAGCTTTCCACAGGCAAGAAAATTGGCAAGCCGTCGGATGATCCGGTCGGCATCAGTTCGGCCTTGCGCTACCGCAGTGAGCTGGCAGCCAACGAGCAATACCAGCGCAATCTGGATTCCGCCCTGTCCTGGTTGGAAAACGCCGATTCCATGGTAGGGCAAATTGTGCAGGTGGTGGAACGTGCCCGTGATTTGACTGTGCAAGGTTCGACAGGGAGCAATTCAGACGTCTCTTTGGAATCGATTGCTAAGGAAATTGACCAGTTGATTGAGCAGTTATACGAAATGGCCAATTCCCAATTCAATGGCAAGTATATTTTTAATGGGCAGCGTACTGATCAGAAGCCGTACCCCGAAAATGATTATGTTGGCGTCCAGTTTGATACGGGTGAGATTAAATTTGAAGTGGCCCGCGGAGTTACTATCCCGATCAACCAGCATGCCGGCGACATTTTTGGAGAGGAAAATGATCCTGACAATCTGTTTGCTGTTTTGCAAGAAATCAGAACGGCCTTGCAACAAAATGATCCTGAAGAGGTGGGGAACCAGCTGGGCAATCTGGACAGCCGGATGGATAAGATCTTGCTGACATGGGCTGAAATTGGCGCCCGCTACAACCGTCTGGAGCTGATGAACAACCGCATGCATGATGAGAATCTTAACCTTAAAACTGTACTGTCCAAAACAGAAGATGCTGACCTGGCTGAGGTGATTATCAATCTGAGGACTGAAGAAAACATCTACCGTTCCAGCCTGGCTGCTGGAGCGCGCATCATCCAGCCCAGTCTGATTGACTTCCTGCGTTAA
- the flgM gene encoding flagellar biosynthesis anti-sigma factor FlgM produces the protein MKIDQTHGLWRPNPYQQQQVSKSVQKKGKMGQDQVHISKEAKVMLEKQNQTNVHTDRQAKLERIKEQLEKGTYQVNSKKVAERVFDFWFRSS, from the coding sequence ATGAAAATAGATCAAACCCATGGTCTCTGGCGACCTAACCCTTACCAGCAGCAACAAGTGTCAAAGTCTGTTCAGAAAAAAGGAAAGATGGGTCAAGATCAGGTTCACATTTCGAAAGAAGCGAAAGTGATGCTGGAGAAACAAAACCAAACGAACGTTCATACGGATCGGCAAGCCAAACTAGAGCGAATCAAGGAACAGCTGGAAAAGGGAACTTATCAGGTAAACAGCAAGAAAGTGGCTGAGCGCGTCTTTGATTTTTGGTTCAGATCAAGCTAA
- the fliW gene encoding flagellar assembly protein FliW: MKVIHSPRFGQLHYEEEQVITFPQGLPGFETFTRYVLLPLDEQDEQPFYFLQSVEEGDLSFLVLNPLRFFPDYEVELSDAVVDKLQIEKPEDVSLFTTVTVRGALEEATTNLKAPLVINVPKRLGKQVVVENKDYLIKQPLFVSHNEQVSVGQKG, encoded by the coding sequence ATGAAGGTGATACACTCCCCCCGTTTTGGCCAGTTGCACTATGAAGAGGAGCAAGTGATTACTTTTCCTCAAGGGTTACCAGGATTTGAAACATTTACCCGCTATGTGCTTCTGCCGCTGGATGAACAGGATGAGCAGCCGTTTTATTTTCTACAGTCTGTTGAGGAAGGGGATTTGAGCTTTTTGGTGCTTAATCCGCTCCGTTTTTTCCCGGACTATGAGGTCGAATTGAGTGACGCGGTGGTGGATAAGCTCCAGATAGAAAAGCCCGAGGATGTTTCTCTGTTTACTACGGTGACTGTGAGAGGTGCCCTTGAGGAGGCGACCACCAACCTGAAAGCGCCGCTGGTCATTAATGTACCCAAGCGACTGGGCAAGCAAGTGGTGGTGGAGAACAAGGATTATCTGATCAAGCAGCCCTTGTTCGTTTCGCACAATGAACAGGTCAGTGTGGGACAGAAGGGGTGA
- a CDS encoding YaaR family protein encodes MRIQNKLNVPVDHPRQEHRVKGQTSFNQVMHNMQVRLQREALAGLLQKIEAAGEQLVKRRTLAHLFQYKRLVKQFIEEATQRGLKWTEREGSYAHGRFKVYHLIEQVDEHLLQLTDELLATEEGHLQLLALVGEIKGLLVELYG; translated from the coding sequence GTGCGAATACAAAACAAGTTAAATGTTCCTGTTGATCACCCCAGGCAGGAGCATCGTGTGAAAGGGCAAACTTCGTTTAACCAGGTGATGCACAACATGCAAGTTCGCCTGCAGCGTGAAGCGCTGGCCGGTTTACTGCAAAAAATTGAAGCGGCCGGGGAGCAATTGGTTAAACGACGCACCTTGGCTCATCTGTTTCAATATAAACGGCTGGTCAAACAGTTTATAGAGGAAGCCACACAGAGAGGCCTGAAATGGACGGAGCGGGAAGGGTCTTATGCCCATGGCCGTTTTAAGGTGTACCACCTGATTGAGCAGGTCGATGAACATTTGCTGCAGTTAACCGATGAACTATTGGCCACAGAAGAGGGGCATTTGCAGCTGTTGGCGCTGGTGGGGGAGATCAAAGGGCTTTTGGTTGAATTGTACGGATAA
- a CDS encoding DUF5667 domain-containing protein: protein MKKMFVGLVAGAFLVAGTAFAEEDHPEIVSPESELYDTVRMIEDYEYELTEDYGERALIQDEFADKRLAEAEEMLEEGNEEAVEELLEDYHEHLEEIENNLEEGKENGEDLSDIEALVAEKSAQRSENLKALLERDDLPETAKAGIAKALENQEQAMQRFKEAMQKAAQARNKGDQSEDLEDSVQAPETAQINTEKQNQGEQQRTAGLEQAKQAREQAKQKAAQAQQEAQERAKQAQERKNQGPSGRGKGNDEPVQQEEQSEAHEQPDSPNGETDQADKENGDNKNKKPDTPGKPDTPGRP, encoded by the coding sequence ATGAAAAAAATGTTTGTTGGCCTTGTAGCTGGAGCTTTTTTGGTGGCCGGAACAGCGTTTGCCGAAGAAGATCATCCGGAAATTGTCAGTCCTGAGTCTGAATTGTATGACACCGTAAGAATGATAGAAGATTATGAATATGAATTGACAGAGGATTATGGGGAAAGGGCCCTTATCCAAGATGAGTTTGCGGACAAACGTTTAGCTGAGGCTGAAGAGATGCTGGAAGAAGGAAATGAAGAAGCAGTAGAAGAACTCTTGGAAGATTATCATGAGCATCTCGAGGAAATAGAGAATAACTTGGAAGAAGGCAAAGAGAACGGGGAAGATCTGTCTGACATCGAAGCCCTGGTGGCTGAGAAGTCAGCTCAACGGAGTGAAAATCTGAAAGCTTTGTTAGAACGGGATGACCTTCCGGAAACTGCTAAAGCAGGCATTGCCAAAGCCTTAGAAAATCAGGAACAAGCAATGCAACGCTTTAAAGAGGCCATGCAAAAAGCAGCCCAAGCCAGGAACAAGGGTGACCAATCAGAGGACTTGGAAGATAGTGTCCAAGCCCCTGAAACAGCCCAAATAAATACAGAAAAACAGAATCAGGGTGAGCAACAGCGGACAGCAGGTCTTGAACAAGCTAAACAAGCAAGGGAACAAGCTAAACAGAAAGCTGCTCAGGCACAGCAAGAAGCACAGGAAAGAGCGAAACAAGCGCAAGAACGCAAAAATCAAGGGCCTTCTGGCAGAGGTAAAGGGAATGATGAACCTGTCCAGCAGGAAGAGCAGTCTGAAGCTCATGAACAGCCCGACTCTCCAAATGGGGAAACAGACCAAGCTGACAAGGAAAATGGTGACAACAAAAACAAAAAGCCAGACACCCCCGGCAAGCCAGACACTCCCGGACGTCCGTAA
- the flgK gene encoding flagellar hook-associated protein FlgK produces MRSTFHGLEVAKRGLYAQQTGINTTAHNIANANTQGYTRQRVNFTASSPIEVPAMNRSVAPGQLGTGVNFSSIVRLREKFLDDQFRNEAHSYGYWHIQKDTLEKIEMIFNEPSDDGLRSTIDQFWNAWSDLSREPDNLTARAVVRERAFALLDAFKHVDTKLGELQKDLEVSFEAKVWEANGYIEQIAQLNKEIRRIEGMGMNANDLRDQRDLLVDELARLVPIEVVEEQEEGKKGMYNIKLLHGGDEEIMLVEGIESNTIGLEDQNVVYQAVTENGISGELHSLWKARTETVETYREQLEALFANIIEAVNSQHEDGFDLNGDEDISFFTLIDGASQISIQEVEVNPEIVADLNRIAASSRSDAVGNGENALAISQLRDQFNEEYRVMMGQLGVQTQEAQRQASNSQIILEAVDYRRQSVSGVSLDEEMVNLVQLQHAYNASARMVTAIDQMLETIINRMGVVGR; encoded by the coding sequence ATGAGATCCACTTTTCATGGATTAGAAGTGGCCAAGCGAGGCTTGTACGCCCAGCAGACCGGCATTAACACCACTGCCCACAATATTGCCAACGCCAACACCCAAGGTTACACTCGTCAACGGGTCAACTTTACAGCTTCTTCCCCCATTGAAGTCCCGGCCATGAACCGCTCCGTGGCACCGGGCCAGTTGGGGACTGGGGTCAACTTTTCCTCTATTGTGCGCTTGAGAGAAAAATTTTTGGATGACCAGTTCCGCAACGAAGCCCATTCCTACGGCTATTGGCATATTCAAAAAGATACCCTGGAGAAAATAGAGATGATTTTTAATGAACCCAGTGATGACGGCCTGCGCTCCACCATCGACCAGTTTTGGAACGCCTGGAGTGATTTGAGCCGGGAGCCGGATAACCTGACCGCCCGGGCTGTGGTGCGCGAGCGGGCTTTTGCCTTGCTGGATGCTTTTAAACATGTGGATACCAAGCTGGGTGAACTGCAGAAAGATCTGGAAGTCAGCTTTGAGGCAAAGGTGTGGGAAGCAAACGGGTATATTGAACAAATCGCCCAGCTGAACAAGGAGATCCGCCGTATCGAAGGGATGGGCATGAACGCCAACGATTTACGTGACCAGCGTGATCTCTTGGTCGATGAGTTGGCCCGCCTGGTGCCGATTGAAGTGGTAGAGGAACAAGAAGAAGGCAAGAAGGGGATGTACAATATTAAGCTGCTCCATGGCGGGGATGAAGAGATTATGTTAGTAGAGGGGATTGAGTCTAACACGATAGGCCTGGAAGATCAAAATGTTGTTTATCAGGCTGTTACTGAGAATGGCATCAGCGGAGAGTTGCACAGTTTGTGGAAAGCTCGTACCGAGACAGTAGAGACGTATCGGGAGCAATTGGAAGCATTGTTTGCCAACATCATAGAGGCGGTGAACAGTCAACATGAAGATGGTTTTGATTTAAACGGTGACGAAGACATCAGCTTCTTCACGTTGATTGATGGCGCCAGTCAAATATCTATTCAAGAGGTAGAGGTCAACCCCGAAATTGTGGCTGACTTAAACCGGATTGCTGCCTCCAGCCGTTCGGATGCAGTTGGCAATGGTGAAAACGCCTTGGCCATCAGCCAGCTGCGTGATCAGTTTAATGAGGAGTACCGGGTGATGATGGGCCAGTTGGGGGTACAAACCCAGGAAGCCCAGCGGCAAGCCAGTAACTCGCAAATTATTTTGGAAGCGGTAGATTATCGACGCCAATCTGTGAGCGGGGTCTCCCTGGACGAAGAGATGGTCAACCTGGTTCAATTGCAGCATGCTTACAATGCTTCGGCCCGGATGGTCACTGCAATAGATCAGATGCTGGAAACGATTATCAACCGCATGGGTGTTGTCGGCCGTTAA
- a CDS encoding DegV family protein, producing the protein MSKIAIVTDSTAYLSQDTIDKHRITVVPLSVIFGQEAYREGEDIGYEEFYRKLKETDVLPTTSQPSVGDFVKAFENLSKEYDQAISIHLSSGISGTYQAARQAADLVENFPVHLVDSEISSAPQALMAQKAAQLAEAGKSAEEIVAFLEELKQANRAYFVVDDLSHLHRGGRLNAAQLLIGSMLRIKPVLHFVDKKIVPFEKIRTKNKAKARILELLAEDAKNGQAFPVTVVHANAEQEALDWMEEVQAQFPHLPVQTAKMGPVLGTHVGEGTLGLTWNVHPSLD; encoded by the coding sequence ATGAGCAAAATTGCCATTGTCACGGACAGTACGGCTTATCTTTCCCAAGACACCATTGACAAACATCGCATTACAGTGGTGCCGCTCAGTGTGATCTTTGGCCAGGAGGCCTACCGTGAAGGTGAGGATATCGGCTATGAGGAATTTTACCGTAAATTAAAGGAGACCGATGTACTGCCCACCACCTCCCAGCCTTCCGTGGGTGACTTTGTCAAAGCGTTTGAAAACCTGTCCAAGGAGTATGATCAAGCCATTTCCATCCACCTGTCCAGTGGTATTAGCGGCACTTATCAGGCTGCCCGGCAGGCGGCTGATCTCGTGGAAAATTTTCCTGTGCATCTGGTGGACTCTGAAATCTCTAGCGCTCCGCAAGCCCTTATGGCGCAAAAAGCAGCTCAGTTAGCAGAAGCAGGCAAAAGTGCCGAGGAGATTGTGGCCTTTCTGGAGGAGCTGAAACAGGCCAACCGGGCTTATTTTGTGGTTGATGATCTCTCCCACTTGCACCGTGGCGGACGGCTCAATGCCGCCCAACTTTTGATCGGCAGCATGTTACGTATAAAGCCAGTTTTGCACTTTGTGGATAAAAAAATTGTACCGTTTGAAAAAATCCGCACCAAGAACAAAGCAAAAGCACGCATCTTGGAACTGTTGGCAGAGGATGCCAAGAACGGACAAGCCTTCCCTGTCACTGTCGTCCACGCCAATGCAGAACAGGAAGCATTGGACTGGATGGAAGAAGTACAAGCGCAATTTCCTCATCTCCCCGTTCAAACTGCGAAGATGGGGCCTGTTTTGGGTACTCATGTGGGCGAAGGCACGCTGGGTTTGACCTGGAATGTGCACCCCTCACTGGATTAA
- the csrA gene encoding carbon storage regulator CsrA yields the protein MLVLSRKKGESIIIDDQIEVKVVAVEGDVVKLGIEAPKSVSIHRQEVYRAIQEENQAARMADFDPEWLRAKLSRSRGK from the coding sequence GTGCTTGTCTTGTCACGTAAAAAAGGAGAATCCATTATCATTGATGATCAAATTGAAGTCAAAGTGGTCGCTGTGGAAGGGGATGTGGTCAAGCTGGGCATTGAAGCGCCAAAATCGGTCTCTATTCACCGCCAGGAAGTATACCGGGCCATTCAGGAGGAGAATCAGGCCGCCCGTATGGCAGATTTTGATCCGGAGTGGTTGAGGGCAAAGTTATCCCGCAGCAGAGGAAAATAA
- a CDS encoding Uma2 family endonuclease: MVPSPSRQHQEVVMALSATLYQALRKHPCRVYTVPLDVRLANNQDEKDAHITNVVQPDIVVVYGPAKLDDRGVKGAPDLIIEVTSPSTAANDYIRKRKLYEQHGVKEYWVV; encoded by the coding sequence ATGGTCCCTTCACCTTCCCGTCAACATCAAGAGGTTGTAATGGCGTTATCTGCTACACTGTATCAAGCCCTGCGTAAACATCCCTGCCGGGTCTATACCGTACCCCTTGACGTTCGTCTGGCGAACAATCAAGATGAGAAGGATGCGCACATCACCAATGTCGTTCAACCTGATATCGTGGTCGTTTATGGCCCGGCCAAACTGGACGACAGGGGAGTGAAAGGAGCTCCTGACTTGATCATTGAAGTTACTTCACCCAGCACAGCTGCCAACGATTACATCCGCAAGCGGAAACTTTATGAACAACATGGGGTGAAAGAGTACTGGGTCGTGTAG
- a CDS encoding DUF6470 family protein produces the protein MSIAALSSAGVLSSMPQLRIKQQQGEIGINQTPGHVQIEQPPPLVEMSSEPVQVQIERQPSELYIDQSRAWAAYALMPPVTLTKTVVYNIKRIYPEIVAKIARDGDRMADFHLSNNVIAELAKEPPRLLSEMHFAGPASRLNVDVEYIPEQVKIDVQGGNWHYHVEPQKPRMVHFPAKVEIYLRQRPSLEIEWVGREVDVRG, from the coding sequence GTGAGTATTGCAGCCCTTTCTTCAGCAGGTGTTTTGTCCAGCATGCCCCAATTGAGAATCAAGCAGCAGCAGGGCGAAATCGGCATCAATCAGACACCAGGCCATGTGCAGATTGAGCAGCCCCCGCCCTTGGTGGAGATGAGCAGCGAACCGGTGCAGGTGCAAATTGAGCGCCAGCCCAGTGAACTGTACATTGACCAGTCACGGGCTTGGGCTGCCTATGCTTTGATGCCTCCTGTGACTTTGACCAAAACGGTTGTGTATAACATTAAGCGTATCTATCCGGAGATTGTTGCTAAAATCGCCAGAGACGGAGACCGGATGGCTGATTTCCATCTCTCCAATAACGTGATCGCTGAACTGGCCAAGGAACCGCCCCGCCTCCTGTCGGAGATGCACTTTGCCGGACCGGCCAGCAGGCTGAATGTGGATGTTGAGTATATTCCTGAACAAGTGAAGATTGATGTGCAGGGTGGGAACTGGCATTATCACGTGGAGCCTCAGAAGCCCAGAATGGTACACTTCCCTGCCAAGGTGGAGATTTATCTCCGCCAGCGTCCCTCATTGGAGATCGAGTGGGTGGGCCGTGAAGTGGATGTGCGGGGGTAG
- a CDS encoding TIGR03826 family flagellar region protein, with protein sequence MAQLENCPRCGTLFVRTVRKVCPQCHQEIEQQYRIVYDFLRRKENREATIYETSEQTGVSVAQIKEFIRQGRLQLKDLPNMGYPCESCGTLIQEGRLCKSCRERLISEMGKLNASEGENSTPSHSRDYKHAKGYRQLKADDKQRRGR encoded by the coding sequence ATGGCTCAACTGGAAAATTGTCCACGCTGCGGCACTTTATTTGTGAGGACGGTCCGCAAGGTGTGTCCCCAGTGCCACCAGGAGATTGAACAGCAATACCGGATCGTGTATGATTTTTTGAGACGAAAGGAGAACCGGGAAGCCACGATATATGAAACGAGTGAACAGACAGGGGTGTCCGTAGCTCAAATTAAAGAGTTTATCCGTCAGGGCCGGTTGCAGCTTAAGGATTTGCCCAATATGGGTTATCCCTGTGAGTCGTGCGGGACATTAATTCAGGAAGGCAGGCTGTGTAAAAGTTGCCGCGAAAGGTTAATCTCAGAGATGGGCAAGCTGAACGCCAGCGAAGGGGAAAACAGCACTCCTTCACATTCCCGGGATTATAAGCATGCTAAGGGATACCGTCAATTGAAAGCAGATGATAAACAGCGGCGAGGAAGGTGA
- a CDS encoding flagellar protein FlgN — MQMLIATLEDLLQAHEAMLEIARSKQDVLIKGDVQGLSALLEKEGQWIKRLSKLEQERQFQVEDYVRRLGLEVDEDVTLSRLLALLPGSENKRKAERLAEQLTETIVKLREQNELNQRLIQDALKAVNHTLDVLTQNESEITYQKPDKQGKGQPGPPPGRGFFDIKA; from the coding sequence ATGCAGATGCTAATTGCCACCCTGGAGGACCTTCTTCAGGCTCATGAAGCGATGCTGGAGATTGCCCGCAGTAAGCAGGATGTCCTGATTAAGGGGGATGTGCAGGGATTATCCGCCTTGTTGGAGAAAGAGGGGCAGTGGATTAAGCGGCTCAGTAAGCTTGAGCAGGAACGCCAGTTTCAAGTGGAGGATTATGTGCGGCGGCTTGGCTTGGAAGTAGATGAGGATGTCACTTTGTCCCGTTTGTTGGCCTTGCTCCCCGGCAGTGAGAACAAGCGTAAGGCAGAGCGGTTGGCAGAGCAGTTGACAGAGACGATTGTGAAGTTACGGGAACAGAACGAACTTAATCAGCGCTTAATCCAGGATGCCCTTAAGGCGGTCAATCACACCTTGGACGTGCTCACCCAGAATGAGTCGGAGATCACATACCAGAAGCCGGACAAACAAGGCAAAGGGCAGCCTGGCCCACCGCCCGGACGAGGTTTTTTTGACATCAAAGCATAA
- a CDS encoding ComF family protein — MLPDSFSWVSLLSFLPFQRDTLPPLDQWLCPDCERQAAWINTGCVRCFRPLETVERRLAKETEQGLLCYDCQRWLAWEESQGRGPVLAWNRSVLRYDAWTQDLVTQYKFRGDERLKYFFAALIVHHARQLGVDTEDIDVVTAIPLSKGRLIERGFNQADLIARLVAEAWQRPYIPDLLLRQETEGKQSKKGRQDRLEKILSMFLNNPAHTADILNKRIIVIDDIYTTGATLHAAALALKTGGARKVCSYTVAR, encoded by the coding sequence ATGCTGCCGGACTCATTTTCCTGGGTCTCCCTGTTAAGTTTTCTTCCCTTTCAGCGAGACACCTTGCCTCCCCTGGATCAATGGCTGTGTCCCGATTGTGAGCGGCAAGCAGCGTGGATCAACACAGGATGTGTGCGTTGCTTCCGGCCTCTGGAGACGGTTGAAAGGCGCTTGGCCAAGGAAACAGAGCAGGGCTTGTTATGCTATGACTGTCAGCGCTGGCTGGCCTGGGAAGAATCCCAGGGCAGGGGTCCCGTTTTGGCCTGGAACCGGAGCGTGCTGCGGTATGATGCGTGGACCCAGGACTTGGTCACTCAGTATAAATTCCGGGGGGATGAGCGCCTCAAATATTTTTTTGCTGCGCTCATCGTTCACCATGCCCGCCAACTGGGGGTTGACACAGAGGACATTGACGTGGTCACCGCCATCCCGTTGTCCAAGGGACGACTGATTGAACGGGGATTTAACCAGGCTGATCTCATCGCCCGCCTGGTGGCTGAAGCATGGCAGCGGCCGTACATTCCGGATCTTCTGCTGCGGCAGGAAACAGAAGGAAAGCAGAGTAAAAAAGGACGGCAGGACCGGTTGGAGAAAATCTTGTCCATGTTTCTTAACAATCCGGCTCATACGGCCGATATATTAAATAAGCGGATTATCGTGATTGATGACATCTATACCACGGGGGCAACCCTGCATGCCGCAGCCCTGGCCTTAAAAACTGGTGGAGCCAGAAAGGTTTGCAGCTATACGGTTGCCCGCTAA